A window of the Hordeum vulgare subsp. vulgare chromosome 5H, MorexV3_pseudomolecules_assembly, whole genome shotgun sequence genome harbors these coding sequences:
- the LOC123452141 gene encoding guanine nucleotide-binding protein subunit gamma 1, which translates to MQAPGGVGGGGGGGEAGDMRGRHRIQAELKKLEQEARFLEEELEKLNKMDKVSAALQEFVVTIESKADPLLPVTTGVAYQSWDRWFEGPQDLRRCKCWFL; encoded by the exons ATGCAGGCCCCGGGCGGCgtcggtggaggtggaggtggaggggagGCGGGGGACATGCGGGGCCGGCACCGGATCCAGGCCGAGCTCAAGAAGCTCGAGCAAGAAGCACGCTTCCTCGAG GAGGAACTTGAAAAGCTAAATAAAATGGATAAGGTGTCAGCAGCACTGCAAGA GTTTGTAGTAACAATTGAAAGCAAAGCAGACCCTCTACTTCCTGT AACTACCGGAGTTGCTTACCAGTCTTGGGATAGGTGGTTTGAAGGTCCGCAGGATCTGCGTAGATGCAAATGCTGGTTTTTGTGA
- the LOC123452142 gene encoding pentatricopeptide repeat-containing protein At2g42920, chloroplastic, with protein sequence MAMAPSPASASSSTTSPLLPSSPSISAFLASHPALTLLHTQCATMAHLRQLHAALVKSGLTKDPIAASRAVAFCAGEGRDAAYAARIVRYHPRPNSFMWNTVIRALSDGPGPDAAVALFVDMLRSPTPPERRTFPSLFAAYARLGRADDGAALHGMVLKLGLAGDAYTRNSMIAMYASCGRADEALALFGQCQVFDVVACNSAIVALSRAGRVDEARAVFDGMPARTVATWSAMVSAYSRAARFQDAVDLFSAMQVDGVEPNANVLVSVLGCCGSLGALEQGAWVHAYIDKHDVGMNALVVTALVDMYCKCGSIHKARQVFDTSRSQGLAKLSSWNAMMLGLAAHGQCQEALALFSLLEPYGLRPDNVTFIAMLMAYGHSGMADEAKALFASMVREYGVTPGIEHYGCLVDALARAGRLREAEDTIRAMPMKPDAAIWGALLSGCRLHGDAEAGARAARGAVECDPRDSGAYVLAASVLARHGVVGRGLGVRGKMREEGVAKVPGCSMIEVDGVVHEFVS encoded by the coding sequence ATGGCAATGGCGCCATCGCCCGCAAGCgcttcctcctccaccacctcccctCTCCTCCCTTCTTCCCCATCCATCTCTGCGTTCCTTGCCTCACACCCGGCCCTCACCCTCCTCCACACGCAATGCGCCACCATGGCTCACCTCCGCCAGCTCCACGCCGCGCTCGTCAAGTCTGGCCTCACCAAAGACCCCATCGCCGCCAGCCGCGCCGTCGCCTTCTGCGCCGGCGAAGGACGCGACGCTGCCTACGCCGCGCGCATCGTGAGGTACCACCCGAGGCCCAACTCCTTCATGTGGAACACCGTCATAAGGGCGCTGTCCGACGGGCCCGGCCCGGACGCGGCCGTGGCGCTGTTTGTCGACATGCTCCGGTCGCCCACGCCGCCGGAGCGGCGCACGTTCCCGTCTCTGTTCGCGGCCTACGCGCGCCTCGGCCGCGCTGACGACGGCGCGGCGCTCCACGGCATGGTGCTCAAGCTCGGGCTCGCCGGGGACGCGTATACACGCAACTCCATGATCGCCATGTACGCGTCCTGCGGCCGCGCGGACGAAGCGCTGGCGCTTTTCGGGCAGTGCCAGGTGTTTGATGTGGTCGCGTGCAACAGCGCGATCGTAGCGCTCTCGAGGGCGGGGCGCGTCGACGAGGCACGGGCGGTGTTCGACGGCATGCCGGCCCGGACCGTGGCTACATGGAGCGCCATGGTGAGCGCCTACTCCCGCGCCGCGAGGTTCCAGGATGCCGTGGATCTCTTCTCCGCGATGCAGGTGGACGGCGTGGAGCCGAACGCCAACGTGCTCGTGAGCGTCCTCGGCTGCTGCGGCAGCCTTGGCGCGCTGGAGCAGGGCGCGTGGGTGCACGCGTACATAGACAAGCACGACGTGGGCATGAACGCGCTCGTAGTCACCGCCCTAGTGGACATGTACTGCAAGTGTGGCTCCATACACAAGGCTCGCCAGGTGTTCGACACCTCGAGATCGCAGGGCTTGGCCAAGCTGTCATCCTGGAACGCCATGATGCTTGGCCTGGCAGCGCACGGGCAATGCCAAGAAGCGCTCGCCTTGTTCTCCTTGCTGGAACCTTACGGTCTCAGACCGGACAACGTCACCTTCATCGCGATGCTGATGGCCTACGGCCATTCCGGCATGGCGGACGAGGCGAAGGCTCTGTTCGCGTCAATGGTGAGGGAATACGGTGTTACACCGGGAATCGAGCACTATGGTTGCCTGGTCGACGCGCTCGCCCGGGCCGGAAGGCTCCGGGAGGCGGAGGACACCATACGGGCAATGCCGATGAAGCCAGACGCGGCAATATGGGGCGCCCTGCTCTCGGGATGCCGCTTGCACGGCGACGCGGAGGCGGGGGCGCGCGCGGCGCGGGGAGCCGTGGAATGCGACCCACGGGACAGCGGCGCGTACGTGCTCGCGGCAAGTGTGCTTGCACGCCACGGCGTGGTAGGCCGGGGCTTGGGTGTCAGGGGGAAGATGCGGGAGGAGGGAGTGGCCAAGGTGCCCGGGTGTAGCATGATCGAGGTGGATGGTGTCGTCCACGAGTTCGTGAGCTAG